One genomic region from Entelurus aequoreus isolate RoL-2023_Sb linkage group LG14, RoL_Eaeq_v1.1, whole genome shotgun sequence encodes:
- the LOC133665452 gene encoding protocadherin-8-like, which translates to MEGGRWLLFVSLASLAAAKTVKYQTLEEDAPGTVIGNLAKDVSSAYSSTGSRANFRMMKQFNSSFVRLRESDGQLSIGERIDRERLCKHTLQCLVAFDVVSFSKEQFKLIHVEVEVKDINDNSPEFPRKESSMEVSENTAVGTRIPLDFAVDEDVGVNYIQSYQISVNSHFSIDVLSRADGVKYAELVLMKELDRETQPSYALELVAMDGGNPSRSGTTRINIKVKDYNDNSPVFDRNSFSVDLPEDAPVGFLLLDLNAEDPDEGLNGEVVYGFGNQVPLEIRQLFKVDRKSGRLTLENPIDFESKNTYEFDVQAADLGPNPSPAVCKIVVQVQDVNDNAPEISITPMTSITAGIAYITEAAAKESFVALVSTSDQDSGANGQVHCTLYGHDHFRLQQAYEDSFMIVSTNPLDREKIPEYNLTVVAEDLGSPPFRTITQYTIRLTDENDNAPVFSKPVYEVAVVENNAPGAYITTVVARDMDMGLNGKVTYKLADSYFMGSPISTFVSLDPASGSLYALRSFNFEVMKHLELRITASDGGSPALSGSANVFVRIADQNDNTPAITHPALNNGSAELLLPRDAPTGYIVTRVEARDADEGINSELSFGLATGEPSVFSVNKVTGEIYLNQALNHDVDDTLSVTVTVNDNGRPALTATATLRFLIIAGSPPSDRAVYQAGSGSESVAQWDLSVVIIVVLAGSCTLLLLAIILIATTCNRHRGDKGGEDSDSYGEKETLERGRNHVAGNPLLPLHAAAGEAGFEGHSYSSQAGGFNPAHVGGSDMCSASEDGSEVPCVYDSDTNKPRANKHEGYSTLPGYGNGKEAVRPITIWKGNSYTTISARDPAFSGKDSGKGDSDFNDSDSDVSGDTAGLKKDGAAPPICAQNALWACTSECKVLGHSDRCWSPSAVRANAAPSPAPTVSSFSSQSKTASLPRDPQRRDNYYQAHIPKTVGLQSVYEKVLHREYDYVMVTPARPARVQEVCSDVTIPVYTPTPTHCDDDN; encoded by the exons ATGGAGGGAGGAAGGTGGCTGCTGTTTGTTTCTCTGGCAAGCCTGGCAGCTGCCAAGACGGTCAAGTACCAGACCTTGGAGGAGGACGCCCCGGGCACGGTGATCGGCAACTTAGCCAAGGACGTCTCCTCCGCCTATTCCTCGACGGGCTCCCGGGCCAATTTCCGGATGATGAAACAGTTCAACTCCTCTTTCGTCCGTCTGCGGGAGAGCGACGGGCAGCTGAGCATCGGGGAGAGGATAGACCGGGAGCGACTCTGCAAACACACCCTGCAGTGCCTCGTCGCGTTCGACGTGGTCAGCTTCTCCAAGGAGCAGTTCAAACTCATCCACGTGGAGGTGGAGGTCAAGGACATCAACGACAACTCCCCGGAGTTCCCTAGGAAGGAGTCCAGTATGGAGGTCTCGGAGAATACCGCCGTGGGGACGCGGATCCCTCTGGACTTTGCCGTGGATGAGGACGTCGGGGTGAACTACATCCAGAGCTATCAGATCTCAGTCAACAGTCACTTTTCGATTGACGTGCTCAGCAGGGCTGACGGGGTTAAATATGCGGAGCTGGTGCTCATGAAGGAGCTGGACCGGGAGACTCAGCCGTCTTACGCCCTGGAGCTGGTCGCCATGGATGGCGGGAACCCCTCCCGCTCCGGAACGACGCGCATCAACATCAAAGTGAAAGACTACAACGACAACAGTCCGGTTTTTGACAGGAACAGCTTCTCCGTGGACCTGCCGGAGGACGCCCCGGTAGGCTTCTTGCTGCTGGACCTGAATGCGGAGGACCCGGACGAAGGGCTGAACGGCGAGGTGGTGTACGGCTTTGGGAACCAGGTCCCCTTAGAGATCCGCCAACTCTTCAAAGTGGACCGGAAAAGCGGGCGACTCACCTTGGAGAACCCGATTGACTTTGAAAGTAAGAACACGTACGAGTTTGACGTCCAGGCCGCCGACTTGGGTCCGAACCCGAGTCCGGCTGTGTGCAAAATTGTGGTGCAGGTGCAAGACGTTAACGACAACGCACCAGAGATCTCCATCACGCCCATGACGTCAATCACTGCAGGGATAGCGTACATCACCGAGGCGGCGGCTAAGGAGAGTTTCGTGGCTCTGGTCAGCACCTCAGACCAAGACTCCGGCGCCAACGGACAAGTGCACTGTACACTTTACGGACACGACCACTTCAGACTGCAGCAGGCCTACGAGGACAGCTTCATGATCGTGAGCACCAACCCGCTAGACCGCGAAAAAATTCCTGAATATAACCTCACTGTTGTAGCTGAAGACCTGGGCTCCCCTCCTTTCAGGACCATCACCCAGTACACAATCCGTCTCACGGACGAGAACGACAACGCTCCGGTGTTCAGTAAACCGGTGTATGAGGTTGCAGTGGTGGAGAACAACGCACCTGGCGCTTATATCACAACAGTGGTCGCACGGGACATGGACATGGGCTTAAACGGAAAGGTCACCTATAAACTAGCAGACAGCTACTTCATGGGCTCGCCTATTTCCACTTTTGTGTCCCTGGACCCCGCCAGTGGGTCTCTTTACGCGCTGCGGAGCTTCAACTTTGAGGTTATGAAACATCTGGAGCTTCGCATCACGGCCAGCGACGGCGGCTCCCCGGCCCTGTCTGGCAGCGCCAATGTCTTTGTGAGAATCGCGGACCAGAACGACAACACACCCGCCATCACTCACCCGGCGCTCAACAACGGCTCGGCCGAGCTCCTCCTGCCCCGGGACGCCCCGACCGGCTACATCGTCACGCGCGTGGAGGCCAGAGACGCAGATGAGGGCATCAACTCTGAGCTTTCCTTCGGGTTGGCCACCGGCGAACCCTCCGTGTTCTCCGTCAACAAAGTGACGGGGGAGATCTACCTGAACCAGGCGCTCAATCACGACGTGGACGACACCTTGAGCGTCACCGTGACGGTGAACGACAACGGCAGGCCGGCCCTCACCGCCACAGCCACGCTGCGCTTCCTCATCATCGCTGGCTCCCCGCCGAGTGACCGCGCCGTGTACCAGGCGGGCAGCGGGAGCGAGTCGGTCGCGCAGTGGGACCTGTCGGTGGTGATCATCGTCGTCCTGGCGGGGAGCTGCACCCTCCTGCTGCTCGCCATCATCCTCATCGCCACCACATGCAACCGCCACAGAGGGGACAAGGGCGGCGAGGACAGCGACTCGTACGGGGAGAAAGAGACGCTGGAGCGGGGCAGGAACCACGTGGCCGGCAACCCGCTCCTTCCTCTGCACGCGGCCGCGGGCGAGGCGGGCTTTGAGGGCCACTCTTACAGCAGCCAGGCCGGAGGGTTCAACCCAGCCCATGTCGGGGGAAGCGACATGTGCTCGGCCTCGGAGGACGGCAGCGAGGTGCCGTGCGTTTACGACTCGGACACGAACAAACCGAGGGCGAATAAACACGAG GGGTACTCAACTCTGCCGGGCTACGGCAACGGGAAGGAGGCCGTGAGGCCAATCACCATCTGGAAGGGCAACTCTTACACCACCATCTCCGCCCGAGACCCCGCCTTCAGCGGCAAGGACAGCGGCAAGGGGGACAGCGACTTCAATGACAGCGACAGCGACGTGAGCGGGGACACCGCCGGCTTGAAGAAAGACGGAGCCGCCCCCCCGATATGCGCCCAAAACG CATTGTGGGCGTGCACCAGCGAGTGTAAGGTCCTGGGTCACTCGGACCGCTGTTGGAGCCCCTCTGCAGTGCGAGCCAACGCGGCGCCCTCCCCGGCGCCGACCGTCTCCTCCTTCAGCAGTCAGTCCAAGACGGCGTCCCTGCCCCGGGACCCGCAACGCAGGGACAACTACTACCAAGCGCACATACCCAAAACAGTGGGGCTCCAGAGCGTGTACGAGAAAGTCCTGCACCGGGAGTACGACTACGTCATGGTCACCCCCGCCCGGCCCGCGAGGGTCCAGGAGGTGTGCAGCGACGTCACCATTCCGGTCTACACCCCCACCCCCACGCACTGCGACGACGACAACTGA